From Eremothecium sinecaudum strain ATCC 58844 chromosome III, complete sequence:
TCCAAATCGTAGTAATATTCCTCGTCAAGTTCTTTTCCTGCTGCATCCTTACCGGTACGATAAATAACACCAATACAGCTTTCTTTTGCCAATATATCACGCAGCTGTTCGCGACTAAGCCTAGATATTTTGGAATTCACGTCTTGTAGCGAAGACAATGGCACTTGTTGAACATTTGAAAAGGCCAAATGATTTGCTAAAATATTTTGTAGTTCTTGTGTGTCTGATGTCTCCTCAGCCACATTCTCCGAGTCTTCTTCATGATTCATTACGCTTGTGTCTTTGTCATTTTCTGTTTTAATAGCATTAAACGATCTATGCATACTGATAGGTGTGTCTTCGGTCGCGTCAGTAAATGTACGTTTACGAGACTTGTCAAAGTTAGCATTTGAATTTGGGCCGGCTGTATCCGATAATGTATCGTTTATTCTGCACTTTACGGGTGTTGTTGGAATATCTTCGGGGAAAGATGTCATAGGAGTTACCAATTGGCATTGACCAGGAGGGCTTGTGGGTTGAGGAGACCCACTTGCTGCTACAGGCGACGATTGTACACTGCAAATACGCTCAGGATCGTTTAATCTAAGCGTCTTCGGAGAGCTATCTGCATCCAATGCACTCCAGTCCGTGCTACTTGATTTATAGCCCTGCTGGAAGTCATCACTGTTAGTTTCTATAGGCATCTGTTCATCTTCCGTCTCAGTATCATTCTTGGTGTCTTCTTCGTCATGTATATCATCCCTCAGAGATAGCGTAGCCACGCATTGCCTGAAGTCGAGGATTGTTCCTTCGATAAATGGCATTAGCACAGTCTCGCCCATAAGAAGAACAAAGGAAGTTAGTTCATGGCATCGCACTAGCACCTTCTCCCGGTATGGAACCCGGGATTCGGCGTCGTCAGCCGGCTCTGCAACAAGTTCATAGAAAGATGGTGGGTCCAACCGTTTGATCAGTTCGTAACTGAGCCGCTGTGGAAAAACGACTATTAGACCGTTCATTCCATTGCAAGTAAGTTGTACTTGCTTAGTTTCCGCGACATAAGAGATAAACGCGTGCTGTCTGGACACATGTTTCACAGAAGGTAAGTGAATGTCACAGACATCCCTCTTGCGCCCAATTGCCAATCTAGATGAATCTCTGGCATCCAAAACAATCTCAACGCTCCTGCAGAACGCCTGTTTTAGGCGCTTAACCTCCTGCGCTGCCTCTTTTGGTTCTTCCTCATGATGCGAAGCTCTTACCGGTGACGAAGAGCGACCCAAAGTAGAAGAGGGTTCAGGAGTTAGGTACCGGCCCACACTATCGGGCTCGTCAATTAGCTGCTTCCTAGATTTTGTTCCTTCGATAACATAGCTCCCGGTTCCAAAACGAATAGGCGACGAAGGGGGGAAATGAGCTGACATTTTATGATTTCGGTACTCTAAAGACTCTCAGGTTTGATATCGTTAATAGTAGTTGTAAACGAAGCAGTTATGCAGAATTGAGTGATAAGACTTAAAAGTGCTTCATGAGACGACTCAGCTCACTACCAATATGATAGGTTACAATATTCAGCGATGAGTGGAACGCGAAACGCGTAACTGTAATTACGCGAAACTCGCGTTTAGTGACTGTCTTGGTTGTACGGGTGCATTTTACCATCTGTACATCCTGGAACATTGCTTTGCGAAGTTACGTCCGGATTTGACCTGG
This genomic window contains:
- a CDS encoding HCL627Cp (Syntenic homolog of Ashbya gossypii AFR689W; Syntenic homolog of Saccharomyces cerevisiae YLR183C (TOS4) and YDR501W (PLM2)), coding for MSAHFPPSSPIRFGTGSYVIEGTKSRKQLIDEPDSVGRYLTPEPSSTLGRSSSPVRASHHEEEPKEAAQEVKRLKQAFCRSVEIVLDARDSSRLAIGRKRDVCDIHLPSVKHVSRQHAFISYVAETKQVQLTCNGMNGLIVVFPQRLSYELIKRLDPPSFYELVAEPADDAESRVPYREKVLVRCHELTSFVLLMGETVLMPFIEGTILDFRQCVATLSLRDDIHDEEDTKNDTETEDEQMPIETNSDDFQQGYKSSSTDWSALDADSSPKTLRLNDPERICSVQSSPVAASGSPQPTSPPGQCQLVTPMTSFPEDIPTTPVKCRINDTLSDTAGPNSNANFDKSRKRTFTDATEDTPISMHRSFNAIKTENDKDTSVMNHEEDSENVAEETSDTQELQNILANHLAFSNVQQVPLSSLQDVNSKISRLSREQLRDILAKESCIGVIYRTGKDAAGKELDEEYYYDLENDSDQNRRQIVLALKGGRTGLRACRKVHKQYFWKKPTK